One window of Gloeothece citriformis PCC 7424 genomic DNA carries:
- a CDS encoding DUF4278 domain-containing protein: protein MQLTYRGVSYTKTNPRATTLDTQFTGSYRGQTYSRCRSANLNYLLEQNLVYRGVAYSTRQKNNNFGISDQNLALV, encoded by the coding sequence ATGCAGTTAACCTATCGTGGCGTATCCTACACCAAAACTAACCCCCGTGCGACTACTCTTGATACTCAATTTACTGGGAGCTATCGGGGTCAAACCTATAGCCGTTGTCGTTCAGCTAATTTAAATTATCTTCTCGAACAAAATTTAGTGTATCGAGGAGTAGCCTATTCTACAAGACAAAAAAACAATAACTTTGGTATTTCCGATCAAAATTTAGCATTAGTTTAA
- a CDS encoding GNAT family N-acetyltransferase, with protein MINSDPTVKTTDPQFLVRPMTLDDLKIALSWAQGEGWNPGIDDADNYYIADPGGFLIGELNGNPISCISVIRYNDNFNFIGIYIVKPDYRNQGYGLKTFQEALKLVNNKPAALDGVLQQVNNYQKWGFKSAHYHRRYQGIIQGQLSEDVIDLTQVNFDQLCNYDHQYFPGYRPQFLKKWIHQPHGQGYAIVNQEKVLGYGVIREACEGFKIAPLFAENEQIAEKLVLALSTYTQGNNIYIDVPDLNQKAISLVETYQMQCVFECVRMYTHNPPNLDWNKIFGVTGLEIG; from the coding sequence ATGATTAACTCTGATCCTACAGTGAAGACAACAGACCCCCAATTTTTGGTTCGTCCAATGACTCTAGATGATCTAAAGATAGCTTTAAGTTGGGCACAAGGGGAAGGGTGGAATCCGGGAATAGATGATGCTGATAATTATTATATAGCAGATCCTGGAGGTTTTTTGATAGGAGAACTCAATGGTAATCCTATTAGTTGCATTTCAGTTATTAGATATAATGATAATTTTAATTTTATTGGTATTTATATTGTTAAGCCCGACTATCGCAACCAAGGATATGGATTAAAAACTTTTCAGGAAGCTTTAAAGTTAGTTAATAACAAACCGGCGGCTTTAGATGGGGTTTTACAGCAAGTCAATAATTACCAGAAATGGGGGTTTAAATCCGCTCATTATCATCGACGTTATCAAGGAATAATTCAAGGTCAACTATCTGAAGATGTAATTGATTTAACTCAAGTTAATTTCGATCAACTTTGTAATTATGATCATCAATATTTTCCAGGTTATCGTCCCCAATTTCTCAAGAAATGGATTCATCAACCTCATGGTCAAGGCTATGCAATAGTTAATCAAGAGAAGGTATTGGGGTATGGTGTAATTAGAGAAGCTTGTGAGGGGTTTAAAATTGCGCCTTTATTTGCTGAAAATGAACAAATAGCTGAAAAATTAGTCTTGGCTTTATCGACTTATACCCAAGGGAATAATATATATATTGATGTTCCGGATCTTAATCAAAAGGCAATTTCTCTAGTTGAAACTTATCAAATGCAATGTGTGTTTGAATGTGTGCGGATGTATACTCATAATCCACCTAATTTAGATTGGAACAAAATTTTTGGGGTGACTGGGTTGGAAATTGGTTAA
- a CDS encoding PEP-CTERM sorting domain-containing protein, whose protein sequence is MQTLTPKLVNLQSLALGLLSPLSLGLLSLPAQAQSLTLNFIGQSVLPTETFYQDTQVGGLSGIVYDPSLKVFYAISDDRSQINPARFYTLELDITKFNGGQGTGGVTFTGVTPLLQPDGQSFPEFSLDPEGIALVGNTVYISSEGEVSSNRIINPFVNQFALGNGQQLDALPIPAQFIPQPNSIPTTNGVRNNASLESLTVTPNKKYLFTATEEALVQDGPETSLTEESPARILQYDLSTGQPIAQFLYNVDPIALEPNPSNGFSTNGLVDLLALDNSGTKFIAIERSFSVGAVGTPGNTGNTVKLYEVSLTGATDISGFSSIEGVNGIVPVQKTLLLDLTTLGIPIDNVEGITFGPKLPNGYRSLILVSDNNFSPTQFTQFLAFEVVPEPLTILGAGSAVGFGVVFKRKMSKKQSKVL, encoded by the coding sequence ATGCAGACTCTAACCCCTAAATTGGTCAACCTTCAAAGTTTAGCTTTAGGATTATTAAGTCCCCTTTCCCTAGGATTATTATCTCTGCCGGCTCAAGCTCAATCTCTGACTTTAAACTTTATTGGTCAGTCTGTTTTACCCACTGAAACGTTCTATCAAGATACTCAAGTAGGCGGCTTATCTGGGATTGTTTATGATCCAAGCCTGAAGGTTTTTTATGCGATTTCTGACGATCGCAGTCAAATTAACCCGGCTCGTTTTTATACTCTAGAACTTGATATTACTAAATTTAATGGAGGTCAAGGAACGGGGGGAGTAACCTTTACAGGTGTTACTCCTCTTTTACAACCGGATGGTCAATCTTTTCCAGAATTTAGCCTTGATCCAGAGGGGATTGCTTTAGTCGGAAATACAGTTTATATTTCTTCAGAAGGGGAAGTTTCCAGCAATCGGATTATTAATCCTTTTGTCAATCAATTTGCTTTAGGAAATGGTCAACAACTTGACGCTTTACCGATTCCCGCTCAATTTATTCCTCAACCTAATTCAATTCCCACAACTAACGGAGTTCGCAATAATGCCAGCTTAGAAAGTTTAACCGTTACTCCTAATAAGAAATATTTATTTACCGCCACTGAAGAAGCATTAGTTCAAGACGGGCCAGAAACATCCTTAACCGAAGAAAGTCCGGCGCGAATTTTACAATACGATCTGTCTACTGGACAACCAATCGCCCAATTCCTTTATAATGTAGATCCGATCGCTTTAGAGCCTAATCCCTCGAATGGATTTAGTACCAACGGGTTAGTAGATTTACTGGCACTTGATAACAGTGGCACAAAATTTATAGCCATAGAGCGGTCTTTTTCAGTAGGAGCAGTGGGAACACCCGGAAATACAGGCAATACGGTTAAACTTTATGAAGTTTCTTTAACAGGAGCAACAGATATCAGTGGATTTTCGAGTATTGAAGGGGTTAATGGAATTGTACCGGTGCAAAAAACCTTACTCCTAGATTTAACCACTTTAGGGATTCCCATTGATAATGTTGAGGGAATAACTTTTGGCCCTAAACTGCCGAATGGATATCGCTCCCTAATTTTAGTCAGTGACAATAACTTTAGTCCGACCCAGTTTACTCAATTTTTAGCCTTTGAAGTTGTTCCTGAACCCTTAACTATCTTGGGTGCTGGCTCTGCCGTTGGTTTCGGGGTAGTATTTAAACGTAAAATGTCTAAGAAGCAATCCAAGGTGCTATAA
- a CDS encoding PEP-CTERM sorting domain-containing protein: MNLTQTSLTGLFGVLALSLTFPAVAQEIPPVRIATFNTSLSPNLPNELIEALSITPDNPLYDTNPLTIQARQVAEIIQRIDPDIILLNEFNYNPENPTGAAVLFQQNFLSVGQNISGNPRGPANPINFNEFYVGPGKITDPFNTGIFSGYDLNTRNGGAITSPPPIGTPEYANDSWGFGFYPGQYGMVVYSKYPILEEQARTFGNFLWQDMPDNLLPTDWYSPEVAAQFPLSSKSHWDLPIDVDGTIIHILASHPTPPTFDDGQDDRNGRRNHDEIRLWADYITPGQGDYICDDLNNCGGLTPGSKFVIMGDQNADPNDGDSTDGAINQLLDNPLVNTSKTPSSLGGKEYSLNGSGNPNQNGNPAYDTAVFVGGLRVDYVLPSDNLKILDAQVFWPTENSPLASLNLASDHRAVYVDVVPEPLTLLGAGCAVSFGAFFKRKFSQKQK; the protein is encoded by the coding sequence ATGAACTTAACACAAACTTCCCTAACCGGATTATTTGGGGTTTTAGCCCTCTCATTGACTTTTCCTGCTGTCGCCCAAGAAATACCCCCAGTAAGGATTGCAACCTTTAATACTTCTTTAAGTCCTAATCTCCCCAATGAACTCATAGAAGCTTTATCCATTACCCCTGACAATCCTTTATATGACACCAATCCTCTAACCATTCAAGCTCGTCAGGTAGCAGAAATCATTCAGAGAATCGATCCTGATATTATCCTACTCAATGAGTTTAATTATAACCCAGAGAATCCTACTGGTGCAGCCGTCCTCTTTCAACAGAATTTCCTTTCAGTCGGACAAAATATTTCCGGTAATCCTAGGGGGCCTGCTAATCCTATCAATTTTAACGAATTTTATGTCGGGCCAGGTAAGATCACTGATCCTTTTAATACCGGGATTTTTTCTGGCTATGATTTAAATACCCGCAATGGAGGTGCTATCACTTCTCCTCCTCCCATAGGAACTCCAGAGTATGCTAATGATTCTTGGGGGTTTGGTTTCTACCCCGGACAATATGGGATGGTTGTTTACTCTAAATATCCCATTTTAGAAGAACAAGCCCGCACATTTGGGAATTTTTTATGGCAAGATATGCCAGACAATTTATTGCCTACAGATTGGTATTCTCCCGAAGTCGCCGCCCAATTTCCCTTATCCTCAAAAAGTCATTGGGATTTACCGATTGATGTAGATGGTACAATTATTCATATTTTGGCTAGCCATCCTACCCCTCCCACCTTTGACGATGGTCAAGATGACCGCAATGGCAGACGAAATCATGATGAGATTCGATTATGGGCAGATTATATCACTCCGGGACAAGGTGATTATATCTGCGATGATCTTAACAATTGTGGAGGCTTAACTCCGGGGTCTAAATTTGTGATTATGGGGGATCAAAATGCTGATCCTAATGATGGAGATAGCACAGATGGAGCTATTAATCAACTCTTAGATAATCCTTTAGTTAATACCAGTAAAACCCCATCAAGTTTAGGGGGAAAAGAATACAGTTTAAATGGAAGCGGTAATCCTAATCAAAATGGAAATCCGGCTTATGATACGGCGGTTTTTGTGGGAGGATTACGAGTTGATTATGTGCTTCCTTCTGATAACTTAAAAATTTTGGATGCTCAAGTCTTCTGGCCGACGGAAAATAGTCCTCTTGCTTCTTTAAATTTGGCTTCTGATCATCGTGCGGTTTATGTCGATGTTGTTCCCGAACCTTTGACGTTACTGGGTGCAGGATGTGCTGTTAGTTTCGGTGCATTTTTTAAACGTAAATTCTCTCAAAAACAGAAATAA
- a CDS encoding GNAT family N-acetyltransferase: MEQVLLVEPCTIQHLETLLLGREVFFQQLGMAIADDYELSPKILDFSRKKLLDKTVFPCWWTHLFILNKTRTVIGIGGYKGNPDLEGMVEIGYSIAGSYQNQGLGKQAAKILIDRAFQNPTIKLVRAHTLRDDNPSVRLLKRVGMKKVTEVEDPKYGQVWRWEIYK, translated from the coding sequence ATGGAGCAAGTTTTATTAGTAGAACCTTGTACAATTCAACACTTAGAAACCCTATTATTAGGTAGAGAAGTATTTTTTCAACAGTTGGGTATGGCGATAGCAGATGACTATGAACTTAGTCCTAAAATCTTAGATTTTTCTCGAAAAAAATTGCTAGATAAAACGGTTTTTCCCTGTTGGTGGACTCATTTATTTATTTTAAATAAAACTCGAACAGTGATAGGAATAGGAGGATATAAAGGTAATCCTGATTTAGAGGGAATGGTAGAAATAGGTTATTCTATTGCCGGATCTTATCAAAATCAAGGATTAGGAAAACAAGCGGCCAAAATTTTAATTGATAGAGCTTTTCAAAATCCAACAATTAAGTTGGTGAGAGCGCATACATTACGGGATGATAATCCTTCAGTTAGATTACTCAAAAGAGTAGGAATGAAAAAAGTTACTGAAGTAGAAGATCCAAAATATGGACAAGTATGGCGATGGGAAATTTATAAATAA
- a CDS encoding GNAT family N-acetyltransferase, with the protein MKVFLETERLILRYLTEADGDNLFQLDQDPQVMYFINGGQPTDYEIIKNKVLPRFLAYYEKYENLGTWGVVEKKTQNFLGWILFRPACEFIFASELNLAEDAEIELGYRLCQSSWGKGYATEGSKALINKGFRELNVKKVCAFALERNKASRRVMEKSGLKIDREFMFTEQQLPYFKEEVDRKGVKYALTQEDFLKINKT; encoded by the coding sequence ATGAAAGTTTTTTTAGAAACAGAGCGATTAATTTTACGTTATTTAACTGAAGCAGATGGGGATAATTTATTTCAATTAGATCAAGATCCTCAAGTCATGTATTTTATTAATGGCGGTCAACCTACAGACTATGAAATTATTAAAAATAAAGTCTTACCTAGATTTTTAGCTTATTATGAGAAATATGAAAACCTAGGAACGTGGGGAGTTGTAGAAAAAAAGACTCAAAACTTTTTAGGTTGGATACTATTTAGGCCGGCTTGTGAATTTATATTTGCGTCTGAATTAAATTTAGCGGAAGATGCGGAAATAGAGTTAGGATATCGTTTATGTCAATCCAGTTGGGGAAAAGGATATGCAACCGAAGGGTCTAAAGCTTTAATTAATAAAGGATTTAGGGAATTAAATGTTAAAAAAGTTTGTGCTTTTGCGCTAGAAAGAAATAAAGCTTCAAGGCGAGTTATGGAAAAATCAGGATTAAAAATAGACCGAGAATTTATGTTTACCGAGCAGCAATTACCCTATTTTAAAGAAGAGGTAGATAGAAAAGGGGTTAAATATGCTCTGACTCAAGAAGATTTTTTAAAAATTAATAAAACTTAA
- a CDS encoding GNAT family N-acetyltransferase, giving the protein MKLKIINQLTDNQIEDLCYLYTTTWWAKERKLIDVQRMLKNTDIIVALCDPSNHQLLGFSRILTDYVYRALLLDVIIRDNYRQQGLGKILMEAIVSHPDLQEIEALILFCQSDVIPFYEKWGFFGKSDKLEIMIRP; this is encoded by the coding sequence ATGAAACTCAAAATTATTAATCAACTCACAGACAATCAAATTGAAGATTTATGTTATCTTTATACAACAACTTGGTGGGCAAAAGAGCGAAAACTTATTGATGTACAAAGAATGTTAAAAAATACAGATATTATTGTAGCTCTTTGTGACCCTTCAAATCATCAATTGTTAGGATTTTCCAGAATTTTAACGGATTATGTTTATCGAGCCTTATTATTAGATGTAATTATTCGAGATAATTATCGTCAACAAGGACTCGGAAAAATCCTTATGGAAGCGATTGTCAGTCATCCAGACTTACAAGAAATTGAAGCCTTAATTCTTTTTTGTCAATCAGACGTGATACCTTTTTATGAAAAATGGGGATTTTTCGGGAAGTCAGATAAATTAGAAATCATGATTCGCCCTTGA
- a CDS encoding Mo-dependent nitrogenase C-terminal domain-containing protein, with product MVSVAQSSYSNEQIATWLRGLLTVAWADGDYDPKEQEMIADITHELTFDGGNVPFHSISPEELVEGLGKDEKTAENFLRTAVLVAIADGIFSSKEADLLRQFSEALGLKIEALDSLEHTLCQPAEPLDGSQSVEKNSLVSPPHPHPNLLHPLKSWLDGMEIHDPRLARFICKMVPPQCPFERDIVLFGHKIVHIPPMCKLNPLYDQLVGLRFRALSYLADDCKEDISPYI from the coding sequence ATGGTTAGCGTAGCTCAATCTTCCTACTCTAACGAGCAAATAGCGACTTGGTTAAGAGGTTTATTGACCGTTGCCTGGGCTGATGGAGACTATGATCCTAAAGAACAGGAAATGATTGCTGATATTACTCATGAGTTGACGTTTGATGGAGGTAATGTTCCTTTTCATTCCATTAGTCCAGAGGAATTAGTCGAAGGATTAGGAAAAGACGAAAAAACTGCCGAAAACTTTTTGCGAACGGCTGTATTAGTAGCGATCGCTGACGGAATTTTTTCCAGTAAAGAAGCGGACTTACTGCGTCAATTCAGTGAAGCTTTAGGTCTAAAAATTGAAGCCCTAGACTCCCTAGAACATACCTTATGTCAACCGGCTGAACCCTTAGATGGATCACAGTCTGTCGAGAAAAACAGTTTAGTCAGTCCTCCTCATCCCCATCCTAATCTTTTACATCCGTTGAAAAGTTGGTTAGATGGGATGGAAATTCATGATCCTCGCCTAGCGAGATTTATTTGTAAAATGGTTCCTCCTCAATGCCCTTTTGAGCGAGACATTGTACTATTTGGCCATAAAATAGTACATATCCCCCCGATGTGCAAACTTAATCCCCTCTACGATCAGTTAGTGGGTCTTCGTTTCCGCGCTTTGTCTTACCTGGCCGACGACTGTAAGGAGGATATCTCTCCCTACATCTAA
- the obgE gene encoding GTPase ObgE, which produces MQFIDQAEIEVQAGKGGDGIVAFRREKYVPAGGPSGGNGGRGGSVILVAVEHLQTLLDFRYSRHFKAEDGKRGGPNNCTGANGSDRIIEVPRGTMIYDADTEEIIGDLVDNEQRLCIAQGGKGGLGNQHFLSNKNRAPEYALPGLEGEHRRIRLELKLLAEVGIIGLPNAGKSTLISALSSARPKIADYPFTTLIPNLGVVRKPTGDGTVFADIPGLIEGAHEGVGLGYDFLRHIERTRLLLHLVDLTAEDPIKDYQIIQQELEAYGRGLIDRPQIIGLNKLDAVDETVVTQIENDLSQITSDPIFKISAVARIGLDQMLQATWEQLDSNPSEVNISH; this is translated from the coding sequence ATGCAATTTATCGATCAAGCGGAAATTGAAGTACAAGCCGGTAAGGGAGGCGATGGCATTGTGGCTTTTCGCCGAGAAAAATATGTCCCTGCTGGCGGCCCTTCGGGAGGAAATGGGGGACGGGGAGGTTCAGTCATCTTAGTGGCGGTTGAACATCTCCAAACCCTTTTAGATTTTAGATATAGTCGTCATTTTAAAGCAGAAGACGGGAAACGAGGTGGCCCGAATAATTGTACCGGGGCAAATGGCAGCGATCGCATTATTGAAGTGCCGCGCGGAACGATGATATATGATGCCGATACAGAAGAAATTATCGGGGATTTAGTGGATAATGAGCAACGATTATGTATTGCTCAAGGGGGAAAAGGAGGGTTAGGAAATCAACATTTTTTAAGCAATAAAAACCGCGCCCCTGAATATGCTTTACCCGGACTAGAAGGAGAACATCGACGCATCCGACTGGAATTAAAATTATTAGCAGAAGTGGGCATTATTGGTCTGCCAAATGCGGGTAAATCAACCTTAATTTCTGCCCTTTCTTCTGCGCGTCCTAAAATTGCCGATTATCCCTTTACCACTTTAATCCCTAATTTAGGAGTCGTCCGCAAACCCACAGGAGATGGAACAGTTTTTGCTGATATTCCAGGGTTAATTGAAGGGGCACACGAGGGAGTAGGATTAGGCTATGATTTCCTACGCCACATTGAACGCACTCGCTTACTCTTACATTTAGTCGATTTAACCGCAGAAGACCCCATTAAAGATTATCAGATTATTCAACAAGAATTAGAGGCTTATGGACGAGGATTGATCGATCGTCCTCAAATTATTGGTCTAAATAAATTAGATGCAGTAGATGAAACGGTTGTCACCCAAATAGAGAATGATTTGAGTCAGATTACTTCAGATCCCATCTTTAAGATTTCTGCGGTAGCTAGAATTGGACTCGATCAGATGTTGCAAGCGACTTGGGAGCAATTAGACTCTAATCCATCGGAAGTAAACATATCACATTAA
- a CDS encoding CsbD family protein, translated as MSIQERAEATGKNIEGKAQEAMSNVTGDPQDKAEGKAKQKEAETEHAVEDVKDKAKKALD; from the coding sequence ATGAGTATTCAAGAAAGAGCAGAAGCAACCGGTAAAAATATAGAAGGAAAAGCTCAAGAAGCCATGAGTAATGTAACCGGAGATCCTCAAGATAAAGCTGAAGGAAAAGCTAAACAAAAAGAAGCAGAAACTGAACACGCAGTTGAAGATGTAAAAGATAAAGCTAAAAAAGCCCTTGACTAA
- a CDS encoding DUF1328 family protein, which yields MLLRWAIAFLIIAIIAAIFGFGGIAAGAAGIAQILFYIFLAIFIITLVVSLIQGRSI from the coding sequence ATGTTATTACGTTGGGCGATCGCTTTTTTAATTATAGCTATAATTGCAGCTATCTTCGGATTTGGAGGAATTGCAGCCGGAGCGGCGGGAATAGCTCAGATTTTATTTTATATCTTCTTGGCAATCTTTATTATTACCCTTGTCGTTAGTCTCATACAAGGACGCAGTATTTAA
- a CDS encoding KH domain-containing protein: MPNLAFYSSGAEYASPDYPGLVEFLISPFLESPDSLSVDCEQANQSRRIWIRLAFESEDKGRVYGRGGRNLQAIRTVLETAAKAAGQSLYLDIYENQAEVPRPKRQPRSDSSFSKPTTRRKHRTRRSVSPAPPSKFVPKPRFYQ, translated from the coding sequence ATGCCTAATTTAGCGTTTTACTCTTCGGGTGCAGAATATGCCAGTCCGGATTATCCGGGGCTGGTAGAATTTCTCATTAGTCCTTTTTTAGAATCTCCTGATTCATTAAGTGTCGACTGTGAGCAGGCCAACCAAAGTCGACGAATTTGGATTCGTTTGGCTTTTGAAAGTGAAGATAAAGGGCGAGTATATGGCCGGGGTGGCAGAAATTTACAAGCAATTCGCACCGTTCTAGAAACAGCAGCTAAAGCGGCGGGTCAAAGCTTATATCTAGACATTTACGAAAATCAAGCAGAAGTTCCTCGTCCTAAACGACAACCCAGAAGTGACAGCAGTTTTAGTAAACCGACGACGAGAAGAAAACATCGTACTCGTCGTTCTGTTTCTCCTGCTCCTCCTTCTAAATTTGTCCCAAAGCCTCGATTTTATCAATAG
- the rpsP gene encoding 30S ribosomal protein S16, which produces MIKLRLKRYGKKREVSYRIVAMRSTSRRDGRPLEELGFYNPRTDETRLNVPAIVKRLQDGAQPTETVRNILQKAKVFEQVNA; this is translated from the coding sequence ATGATCAAATTACGTTTAAAACGTTATGGTAAAAAAAGAGAAGTCAGCTACCGAATTGTAGCTATGAGAAGTACCTCTCGTCGGGACGGTCGTCCTTTAGAAGAACTTGGGTTTTATAATCCCAGGACTGATGAAACTCGCTTAAATGTTCCTGCTATTGTTAAGCGTCTTCAAGATGGGGCACAACCTACCGAAACGGTACGCAACATTTTACAGAAAGCGAAAGTGTTTGAACAAGTCAATGCCTAA
- a CDS encoding BolA family protein — MVSLKQVETMIQTKLPDAHVVIRDLTGGGDHLEAIVVSSEFAGKTKVIQHQMVYDAVASAMADESIHALALKTYTPEAWQKAGQPA, encoded by the coding sequence ATGGTTAGCCTTAAACAGGTTGAAACAATGATTCAAACTAAACTGCCTGATGCTCACGTCGTGATTAGAGATTTGACAGGCGGTGGCGATCATTTAGAGGCTATTGTTGTCTCTTCTGAGTTTGCCGGCAAAACTAAGGTGATACAACATCAAATGGTTTATGATGCGGTTGCCTCAGCTATGGCTGATGAGTCCATACACGCTCTAGCTTTAAAAACTTATACCCCTGAAGCTTGGCAAAAAGCAGGACAACCGGCTTAA
- a CDS encoding pentapeptide repeat-containing protein, which translates to MNTQELLHRYQAQERNFEELSLHQANLVGANLQRINFTRTDLSGSDLNGADLSGSCLKQANLTDADLEKANLVGANLVEVNLIGADLKEANLAGADLTKADLRCANLEGANLTGANLTQVNLEGANLKGANLSEAQIIGTDLNVADNVAEQWNSEPSSRETHLHGRSPNWVTWSGQKFSE; encoded by the coding sequence ATGAATACTCAAGAATTATTACATCGTTATCAAGCCCAAGAACGCAATTTTGAGGAATTGAGTCTCCATCAAGCCAATTTAGTTGGGGCTAATCTCCAACGAATTAATTTTACTCGTACCGACTTAAGCGGCTCTGATTTAAATGGGGCAGATTTAAGCGGATCTTGTTTAAAACAAGCCAATTTAACCGATGCTGATTTAGAAAAAGCCAATTTAGTTGGGGCTAATTTAGTGGAAGTTAACCTCATTGGGGCTGATTTAAAGGAAGCTAACTTAGCCGGAGCAGATTTGACTAAAGCTGACTTGCGTTGTGCCAATTTAGAGGGAGCTAATCTTACGGGAGCTAACCTCACTCAAGTCAATTTAGAGGGAGCAAATTTAAAGGGTGCAAATCTTTCTGAGGCTCAAATTATTGGCACTGATTTAAATGTAGCCGATAACGTAGCGGAGCAATGGAATAGTGAACCGTCTTCTAGAGAAACCCACCTTCATGGGCGATCGCCAAACTGGGTCACTTGGTCAGGACAAAAGTTCAGTGAGTAA
- a CDS encoding type II secretion system protein: protein MNTRIVTLLIYRYKFLKNLQSPSTVQGFTLLEILITTVIIGILAVVAIPSYVATIDKFKYGDAKVQMNCMAKELRTFKLENGYYPRDVNRNIVPKDRDGRNALTCFPRQPHATNTAMMTNDQIPFKSVYDYEARATTHNGQSACAIYIVFLGKNQTKQTPSNFTTAYQEKFGFYENQDDLIMSVDIGNSPCL from the coding sequence ATGAATACTCGGATAGTAACTCTACTGATTTATCGATATAAATTTTTAAAGAATTTACAAAGTCCATCGACTGTACAAGGTTTTACTCTGTTAGAAATATTAATTACCACTGTTATTATCGGAATATTAGCAGTTGTTGCGATTCCATCTTATGTGGCTACTATAGACAAATTTAAATATGGTGATGCTAAAGTTCAAATGAATTGTATGGCGAAAGAATTGAGAACTTTTAAATTAGAAAATGGGTACTATCCTAGAGATGTTAACCGTAATATAGTTCCAAAAGATAGAGATGGGCGCAATGCTCTTACCTGCTTTCCTAGACAACCCCATGCAACAAATACAGCAATGATGACGAATGATCAAATTCCCTTCAAGTCTGTCTATGATTATGAAGCAAGAGCAACAACCCATAATGGACAATCTGCCTGTGCGATTTATATTGTGTTTTTAGGAAAAAATCAAACTAAACAGACTCCTAGTAATTTTACTACAGCTTATCAGGAAAAATTTGGATTTTATGAAAATCAAGATGATTTAATCATGAGTGTTGATATTGGTAACTCTCCCTGTTTATAA
- the rpe gene encoding ribulose-phosphate 3-epimerase produces the protein MTQNGQTKPIVISPSILSADFSRLGEEIQAVDKAGADWIHVDVMDGRFVPNITIGPLIVEAIRPYTKKPLDVHLMIVEPEKYVPDFAKAGADIISVHAEHNASPHLHRTLGQIREFGKQAGVVLNPSTPLELIEYVLELCDLVLIMSVNPGFGGQSFIPEVVSKIQKLRQMCDEKGLDPWIEVDGGLKPDNTWQVLEAGANAIVAGSAVFKAADYSKAIEGIRHSKRPQAQLASV, from the coding sequence ATGACCCAAAACGGACAGACCAAACCTATAGTCATTTCTCCTTCCATCTTATCCGCAGACTTTAGCCGTCTCGGAGAAGAAATTCAAGCAGTAGACAAAGCCGGGGCTGACTGGATTCACGTCGATGTCATGGATGGGCGCTTTGTTCCCAACATCACCATCGGGCCATTGATTGTAGAGGCGATTCGTCCCTACACCAAAAAACCTCTAGACGTTCATTTAATGATCGTTGAACCCGAAAAATATGTCCCTGACTTTGCTAAAGCGGGCGCAGATATTATTTCTGTTCATGCAGAACATAATGCTTCACCTCACTTACATCGCACTCTAGGGCAAATTCGGGAATTTGGAAAGCAAGCCGGAGTCGTGCTGAATCCTTCCACTCCTTTAGAATTAATTGAATATGTGTTGGAATTATGCGATTTAGTCTTAATTATGAGTGTTAACCCCGGTTTTGGCGGTCAAAGCTTTATTCCTGAAGTCGTTTCCAAAATACAGAAATTACGTCAAATGTGCGATGAAAAAGGGTTAGATCCTTGGATTGAAGTCGATGGAGGTCTAAAACCCGATAATACTTGGCAAGTTTTAGAAGCGGGTGCTAATGCTATTGTAGCCGGCTCGGCTGTATTTAAAGCGGCTGATTACTCTAAAGCCATTGAAGGTATCCGCCATAGCAAACGTCCTCAAGCTCAATTAGCATCTGTTTAA